The following are from one region of the Carcharodon carcharias isolate sCarCar2 chromosome 27, sCarCar2.pri, whole genome shotgun sequence genome:
- the LOC121270406 gene encoding zinc finger protein 239-like: protein MEAKSTIHSGQKPYMCSVCGRGFSKSSGLLKHKCSLTGDKPWKCGDCGKGFRYRSELETHRRNHTGERPFICSECGKGFTTSAILLTHQRVHTGERPFICSKCGKGFTCSSHLLKHQWVHTGERPFTCHECGKGFTTSSILLIHQRVHTGERPFICSECGKGFPTSSTLLKHQRVHTGERPFACTECGKGFTDSSDLLKHQRIHNEERPFTCSECGKGFTQSSTLLKHQRGHTGERPFTCSECGKGFTQSFILLKHQRVHTGERPFTCSSCGKGFTDSSTLLRHQRVHTGERPFTCSVCGKGFTQSSNLVKHQRVHTGERPFICSKCGKGFTQSSHLLKHQQVHK from the coding sequence atggaagcaAAAAGCACCATTCACAGTGGACAGAAACCGtacatgtgttctgtgtgtggacgaggaTTCAGCAAATCATCTGGCCTGTTGAAACACAAATGTAGTCTCACCGGGGataaaccgtggaaatgtggggactgtgggaagggattcagataCCGgtctgagctggaaactcatcggcgcaatcacactggagagaggcctttcatctgctctgagtgtgggaagggattcactactTCAGCCatcctgctgacacaccagcgagttcacactggggagagaccattcatctgttccaagtgtgggaagggattcacttgttcATCCCACTTGCTGAAACATCAgtgggttcacactggggagaggccgttcacctgccatgagtgtgggaagggattcactacctcatccatcctgctgatacaccagcgagttcacactggagagagaccgttcatctgctccgagtgtggaaagggattccctacttcatccaccctgctgaaacaccagcgagttcacactggggagagaccattcgcctgcactgagtgtggaaagggattcactgattcatccgacttgctgaaacaccagcgaattcacaatgaggagaggccattcacctgctccgagtgtgggaagggattcactcaatcatccaccctgctgaaacaccagcgaggtcacaccggggagaggccattcacctgctctgagtgtgggaagggattcactcagtcattcaTTCTGCtaaaacaccagcgagttcacactggggagaggccgttcacctgctccagttgtgggaagggatttactgaTTCATCGACCTTGCTGAGACACcagagagttcacactggggagaggccattcacttgctctgtgtgtgggaagggattcactcagtcatccaacttGGTGaaacaccagcgggttcacactggggagaggccgtttatttgctccaagtgtgggaagggatttactcagtcatcTCACCTGCTGAAACATCAACAAGTGCACAAGTGA